Within the Staphylococcus argenteus genome, the region TTTTATTATTTATTTGTGGATAACGTTCAAATAAGAAACTTTCAAATTGCTGCACAGTTACCGCTTTTTCAAGCACAATATCTTCTTGTCCCTTTTTTAAAATTTCTTTAATTTCTGCGAAGTAAAGTACCTTCATTTCTATTATTCCTCCCTCTTCGCTTCCTCATAATTACCTTTTTGATGACCTTGCCATTCAGAACCATCTTCCCAAATTTCTTTTTTCCAAATTGGAACGATTTCTTTAATTCGTTCGATAGCGTATTCATTTGCTCTGTACGCATCTTTACGATGTGGCGACGATACGGCAATTAATACTGCAACATCAGAAATTTGTAATGGTCCTATTCTATGCACAATGCTCGTAATCGTCCCAGGCCATTTTTCATTTATTTCATCCCCGATTTGTGCTAATTTCTTTTCAGCCATCGGAACATATGCTTCATATTCGAGATATTCCGTTTTAACTCCCTTAGTCCACTCTCGTACATGACCTGTAAAAACAACTACAGCTCCTTGATATTCATTAATAGTGAAATCTCGGTATGGTGCTGTTTCTATCGGATCAGTCACGATTTCAAATTGTTTCATTCATTTCAATCCTCTATTTAAATTGTGCGTCACAATCATTTTTCACTTTATTTAATAGCCAATTATCAAATAACGTAAAATCATCGGTCTCCCTGACGTTAATGCTATAGCATATATTTGATAATTGTCTTAATTCCTCTAAATCTTGCTCATTTTGATAGACAACCACTTTGTCAAAAACTGCATTTTTGAAACCTTCAACTAAAATGATATTGGTGTCAATTGTAACAGATTTTTCAATAATTTGAGTAAGATTTTGTTTTTCAACTCGTGTAACAGTTTGTTGAAATTCTAGACCATGCACAATACTTTGATCTGCTCCTGCTTCAAAATGTTTCATATGATCTACATCAGTATGTTGTAATTGAATATCTTCATCATAATGACCATGATGTTTAATCGTAGCAACTTTATAACCTTGTGATTTTAGAAAAGATACTGCATGTGACATCAGTGTTGTCTTTCCAGCATTTTTATAACCTATGATTTGCAAAATCATAAATGAAGTTCCTCTTCAGCAGCTTCTGATTCTGTCAATATCACATCGACAGTATGACCAGCTTTGAAACCACGTGAACCACCAGGTAGCATTATCATACAGTTTGCATGTGCAATCGCAACAACTGCACCTGATTTATTAAATCCCGAAGGCACTACAGTTGCACCGGCACTAGTTAAAGTGGCCTTTGCACGAATAAAACGAGTAAATGGATTAGCTTTCGAAAAATCTTCCATTAAAGTTGCTTTAACTACTTGCGGAAAGACTTCTAGTGCACCACACATATGTTTCACAGCTGGTTTGACAAATAGTTCAAATCCAGTGAAACATGCTGATGGATTCCCAGATAATCCAAATAAATATTTGCCATTTGCAAATGCCACTGTTGTAACACTACCAGGACGCATTGCAACTTTATTAAATAGTACTTCAGCATTTACCGCTTTATAAATTTCTGGTAGATAATCAAAGTCTCCTACAGAAACACCACCAGTTGTAATCACGATATCATGATTACGCATAGCCTCTTTAACAATTTGAATACCACTTTCTAAATCATCTTCTTGCGTTTTATATATTCCTACTTCAAGACCTAATTTTTCAGCTAAAGCATGGATCATAGGTCCATTAGAATTACGAATCTTCCCATCTTCTAATGGGTCACTAACATCTAATAATTCACTTCCTGTTGCAATAACAGCAACGCTTGGTTGTTTAATAACTTGAACTTCAGTATAACCATACGTTGCTAACACCGCTATGGCACCTGGATTAA harbors:
- the mobB gene encoding molybdopterin-guanine dinucleotide biosynthesis protein B, which produces MILQIIGYKNAGKTTLMSHAVSFLKSQGYKVATIKHHGHYDEDIQLQHTDVDHMKHFEAGADQSIVHGLEFQQTVTRVEKQNLTQIIEKSVTIDTNIILVEGFKNAVFDKVVVYQNEQDLEELRQLSNICYSINVRETDDFTLFDNWLLNKVKNDCDAQFK
- a CDS encoding molybdopterin molybdotransferase MoeA — encoded protein: MVVEKRNPIPVKEAIQRIVKQQITMPSQKVLLENSLGHILAEDIVATYDIPRFDKSPYDGFAIRSVDSQGASGQHRIEFKVIDHIGAGSVSNKVVGEHEAVRIMTGAQIPEGADAVVMFEQTIELEDTFTIRKPFTKNENISLKGEETTTGDIVLKKGQVINPGAIAVLATYGYTEVQVIKQPSVAVIATGSELLDVSDPLEDGKIRNSNGPMIHALAEKLGLEVGIYKTQEDDLESGIQIVKEAMRNHDIVITTGGVSVGDFDYLPEIYKAVNAEVLFNKVAMRPGSVTTVAFANGKYLFGLSGNPSACFTGFELFVKPAVKHMCGALEVFPQVVKATLMEDFSKANPFTRFIRAKATLTSAGATVVPSGFNKSGAVVAIAHANCMIMLPGGSRGFKAGHTVDVILTESEAAEEELHL
- a CDS encoding molybdenum cofactor biosynthesis protein MoaE, with the translated sequence MKQFEIVTDPIETAPYRDFTINEYQGAVVVFTGHVREWTKGVKTEYLEYEAYVPMAEKKLAQIGDEINEKWPGTITSIVHRIGPLQISDVAVLIAVSSPHRKDAYRANEYAIERIKEIVPIWKKEIWEDGSEWQGHQKGNYEEAKREE
- the moaD gene encoding molybdopterin converting factor subunit 1, coding for MKVLYFAEIKEILKKGQEDIVLEKAVTVQQFESFLFERYPQINNKKFQVAVNEEFVQKSDFINPNDTVALIPPVSGG